One Candidatus Nitrososphaera evergladensis SR1 genomic window, CGGTGGTGCCGTTATTCCCTTCAGGCGCTGCCGTTGTATCATCACTTTCTGATGGAGCAACCGTTGCATTGTCGTTGTCGCCGGTGTCATTGTTTGCAGCACCGGAAAGGTCTGGAGTCGCAGCAGCCGTCTGATTTTCATTGTTTGCAATCGAAGGGTCAGAGGTTGGAGCTTGGTCGGGGGTAGTTGGACTCGTATCGTTGTTGTTGGCTACAGGAGGATTGTCGTTATCATTGTCGCCACCGCCGTCACCTTGTTCGCCTCCAGCATCTACAGGAGGCGAGGTAATTGTCCCGTTCCCGGGATCGGCTGCAAACGTGGAAACTGGCATAAATGCGTATGCCGCAAGTGCAACGCCAACTATCAATATCGAAAGCGCCAGCGTCATGCTGTTCCTTGTTGTACTTGACATCAGCTCGCAAACAGATTCTTTGCTTTAAAGCCTTGAGCAGAATCCCTACATAAATTAACTATAAAGTGCAATTCTATTATTAAATCCTGCACAGTTTTACATATTCTATATTTTTGTAGCTGGATTATTGAATTGTAACATTGTCCCGTAATCTGTGAACATGACCAATCGTTTTCAATGAACCTGCGACATCGTATAAAGAGCAGAGGCGTGGACCAGACGGTCAGGTATTATTGGTACGCGTATGCTAGAGGCACATCTACTCAAGGCTTACGGTCTTGACTTGCGGCAGAGGGCAGAGCTGTGAGAGCTAACGACAGGCTAGTTTTTAGAGTTCAAAAAGCAAGCACGGATTGTTTCAAGACGAGCAGAGAATAAAAGACTCGAAGCAACCCAGGATGGGGAGGAAATGTGCCTTTTGGCAGAGTAGGATGATTTTATACCTATATGCCTCTTGCAGAGGAGTTACATCTTGATGCATTCCTTTTTTGGGAGATGATGTATTGACTAATATTTGTGAGGATATTTGGTGTAGAGCAAGGTTTAACTAGCATTCGACTCCTAGGCTAGAATGTCAGGCGGCGACAGTCAGTAGGCATGGACGATTTGATCGCGTCACGCGGGGTATATGTTGTATGTATACGTAGCTTGCTCAGGCAAGAAGAGCTGTCGTTCACGTCTGACATTTCTACACAATAGATTTTTCTCTTCTCAATATTCATGCGCCGGGAATTGGCCTAGTAACGCATGAAAAAACGCCAGATATAGCAGCGATAAGTCGCGGATCATACCAGGAGAAAAAGTTCCTGACAGAGAAGCCACCGATAATTGCAGATCGGGCCTTTGCCAGTTCAAAAAACAGGTGCGCCGAGCCTCGCAATTTTTAATAATAGCATAGTCTAACAAGTTTCATCAGGCGTATGCAAGCATCCGCGCCTGAGCAAGTTCACGCAGCATATACCCAAAAACATGTACGCAACCAAATTGTCCCTGCCCTCAAGCCATGAAAGAGGGCAGGGGCTTGCGTACTGAATGACCCGATCATTTCAAACTCTGCTATTCGGTCAAGAAGCAAGGGAAAGGATAAGCTGTAAAGAGAAAGAGAAAAAAAGATGGGACGAGCGTCAGTCCCGCGTCTCAGTAAGATGATTTGTCATTAGAGTTGGAGTACTCTCCTTCATCATCTTCGCCTTCAGAGTCTTCGCTGTCATTGCTGTCGCCCCCAGTCGTAGTAGTACATTCACAGTCGCCGCTGATGCTGCTACCGTTCGCCTCTGCTGCAGCTATTGCTCCTTCTCCGGTATCTCCACTTTCATCCTCAGTTACTTTAGTCGTGAGCGTTGTCTTTGTGCCCACGATTTCCTTCTTTGTTATCTGCTTGTGAACATCTGTAGTGGTAGTCTTTGTCTTGACGTGCTCGAACGTTTGGGTATCTACGTTGTCACCGCCACTGTCATTGTTGGTACTTTCTGCACCGCCACTACCGCTACTGTTGTTGTCTTCACCTTCACTTTCCCCATAGCCGCCGGCAAATGCCATGGACGGCACGACCGCGAAAGACGCTATTGCGACACCTACTATCCACAAAGATAGCAATGTCACCTTGTTTTCTCTTATTTTGGACATCGGGCTCATTCTTAGCAATAATAATTTTAATGGGTTTGGAAACAACTTTTGAGAAATTTTCAATAGAGTCCGCCAATAGTGATATTTTGCTTCGACAGCTGTGGAAAAAAGTAAATCATCTAATTATTGACAGATTGATCGAACAACTCGCCAAAATTGTCCTACACCAGATTCCTAATGCAGGACAGTATCACAATGAACATCGCATCATCCGGTAAGATGATGTTTTGCGCCAAGTCGGAATAAGAAGAAAAAAGAAAAGGGGAGATAACTTGAAAAAGTTATCAGCCCCAATCGTTTGTTTTCGATTTTAGGCGATAGTAGTTGTTGTAGTAGCTATTGTCGCCTTAGTCGTACTTCCAGTAGTAGTGGTCGTAAGAGTAGTCGTCATCTTCTTCATCGTCGTCGCAGTCGTCATCGTCATCTTCGTCTTCATCATCGTCGTCGTAGTACTTGGAGTGAGACCAGTCACTGTCATAGCTTGACCAGTAGTAGTCATCGCCGTTGTCGTCGTCATCCTCATCATCATCGTCATCGTCGCCGCATTCGTCGTCATCTTCGTCATTGTGGTAGTATTTGTAGTAGTAGTGATGATACGATCCATTGTCGTCGTCATCCTCATCATCGTAGTACGATGATGCAAATACTGCCGTCGGTGCTGCAAACGTCGATGCTACTGCTGCGAGGCTCAAAGCCAGTAAGGCCAGAACCACGATTCTGTTTCCTGTGAGTTTGTTTTGACTTGACATCGGATACAGGCTTCTCATTAATTATTTTAAGCATTGAGAAAATTGCCTCTGTCTAAAATTTATTAACATTTGATCTGCTATCAGTTACAACGACAATTGCAAAACTTTTCCTGCGACACTGTGTTCGTCAAGGCTTGTGTTGCAGAATAATACAGCTTACGCAAGCTGCGGACGTTTTTCGCTTGTTGCTCAGAGCATGTTTTTTCAAGTCATGATCAAGGCGGCGCGCCAATCGGACCCGTCATTCCCATTAAATCATAAAACAATCTCTCTTCTGTAATCTTGCCGCCTTTCCAATGGGCAACAGTGCAAAACTCTATGCGAAACTTTTTGTTGGGAGGTTGAATCATCCTTCCGCCAAATCCTTTCATTTCGCCTTTGAATGTCCCGGCGAAATCCGGTAATTTTTGAGGAGTCGCACATCCTGCAAGTGAAATATAGAAAAAAGAAAAAATGGAGAGAGGAAAGAAAGAGAAAGAGCCTCTCTCTCAGTATCCTCCTTCTTCAAAGTCCTCGCTGAACGTCAGGTCGTCGCACTTGTAGAAGGCACCGTCATAGTCGTAGTAGACGCTTCCCATGTAAAAGTCGTCACACTGGTACTCGTTGCCGTCCTCGTCGTAGTAGAACTTGCCTTCTTCATCCCATTGGTGATCTTCAAAGTGCTGGTCGTAGAACTTGAAGACCTTTGTGCTTTCGTTGCCGTCATAGTCCTCTGTGTCAAAGTGCACAAAGAACGCGCCTGCGTCATAGTCCTTGTAGTAGTGGTTGTGTATGATGATCTTTATGTTGTTGTAGTAGCTGTCGTCGTGGTGATACCGGAATTTTTTCTTCCAGTGCGCGCTGTAGTGGTATCCGTCATCGTCGTCGTCATTGAACTTCTCCTTGTACTTGAAGTGCTTTGGACCATAGTATTTGTCATCGTTATCGTCGTAGTTTCTCTTGTACTTTCTGTCATAGTGGTCGTCATCATCCTCTTCGTTGTCATTGCTGTAGTGCTTCTTCTTGTCTCCATGGTCTTTATCATTGTCATCGTCGTCATAGTTGTTCTTCCACTGCTTTTTGTATCCGTAGTCGCTGTCATCGCTGTTCTTCCAGTGCTTCTCGTCTCCTTTGCTGCTGTTGTCGTCATTGTCATCATTGTCGCTGTCATAGTTGTTATTCCACTGCTTCTTGTCACTGTGGTCAGCGTCGCTGTCGCCGCCGTCGCCGCCATTTCCACCGTTACCGCCATTGCCTCCGTTTCCACCGTTACCGATGAGTAGTCCCCCATCACCGCCGTCTCCGCCATTACCGCCATTGCCTCCATTACCGCCATCGCCGGAACCGGAACTGTCGCCGCCGTCTCCCCCGTCGCCTCCATCGCCTCCGTTTCCACCGTCGCCACCATTACCGACAACTTCGTTCAATAATCCGCCATTTCCTCCATTGCCTCCGTCGCCGCCATTTCCACCGTTCCCACCGTCTCCGGCGGCAAACGCGTTGGCAGGTGCGCCAAAGGCGTATGATGCTATCGCGGCACCAACTATCAACATTGATAGGAATGCCGTTTTGTTTTTGATGATGCTATTCGACATCTTGCGTTAGCATGATGTCAATGCTTTAAAGCATTGAGAAGTCAGAACTCATAATGTGATTATAACCCTTAATTCTAGAGAGAAACCTTAGTTCTCTATGCAGAATATCCAGCATATACGATAGAATACATTTTGAATAGAGCGCAAGTAATGACATTTGGCATCATTGCTGCGTTACAGCAATCGGCAAAGTTATGACTGGTCAGACAAAGCCTTTGATTGCAGCTTTAGGATTGCAAACGGAATGTGCAGATGCTCATAGATGATAATAAAAAATGTCTTGATGCTGTAAAGAGAGCTAGTCTCCGTCCTCGCCGTCCTCTCCATCTTCGCCATCCTCGCCATCTTGGCCTTTCATGGTACTCATCAAGGCTTGCTCGTCGCTAACGATAAAGTGGCCAAAGTCGTCGCACTTGAACAGGCTTTCATTGATCTGATAATAGATGGTGCCGTTGTACACCTTGTCGCACGGCAGCTCGGTTCCTTCTGAATCAAAGTATGAGAGCGCAGTTTCGTTCCATTTGTGTTGGGGGTCGTGCTTGTCAAAGAACTTTAGTTCTTCGGAAGCAGCTCCGGGCGCAACGGTAACAGTCTTGTTGCCGCTGGAACTGGCACTACTCTTGCTGGCTTGGCCTTCTTCTCCGGATACAGGAGTTAGAGCTGCAAAGGGAGATGATGATAACAATAATGACGACACGCATACAACGCTGACTATAACAAATGATGACACCATCACCATCATCTTTTTGTGTATCATGGGATCAAAGGCAAATCAGTTCCCTACGACTTAAGCATTGAGAAGAATGACTTGAGAATTCTTCAACAGAATTTTGAATAATTAATTTTCAATAGATCTTGAAATAGTCAAGATTCTGTCTCAGCACTTGTTGAAATAAGAAGAAGAAAGAATAGCACATGTGTGTATGTGCATTTGCCGAACATGCTATTTGACGTGGTACAAAAGGATGCAAAAACACGCACACCTGTCAAGATAAGAAAGAAAAGGAATAGGAGATGGTAATAATTATCTCCTCTGTTCAGAGGAGCAGTTCTGGATTTTGTATGTAGCCTGTTTGCTTTGTCGGTTGCTGTGACACATATTTTCCTTGTCAGACAGTAATTGTATCGTGTAAGAGCATGAAATCATCATGGCCAGTGGTGATGGCGTTGACGATGTTCTTTTTGTCCGTCATCATCACAGTTGCAATCGCAATCATTGTTTCTTCCATTTGATATGTCGTCATGGTCGGCCGGTATTGGAGGCGATATGAAGATCACATCTCCATTGCCTGCATCAACAAACACAATGTTGACGGTGTTGAACTGTACGTTGGCTACGACAACGGTAAAGACAAGGAAGTTGTTTACTACGCTTAGGTGACTATCGATCACTTCTCCTTTATCAAAGTGAGCCTTTGCTGCTTCCTCTGCTCCACTGCGTTTGATCTTCAAATTAGCTTCCGAAAAGTCTGAGGCTTTCTGATTGTTGTTGACTTTGACTGTTCCAACGATCTGTTGTGTCACCTGCGCGTTGTTGACGTTAGTATTGTTGTTGATGATGTTATTGGTGTTAGTATTGTTATTTTCTGATGGAGCAGTAAGAGTGTTGTTGTCATTGCTACCCTCTGGAGGCGCAGTCATTGTGTTGTTCTCCGACGGAGTAGTGAGAGTGTTATTTTCCTCAGGGGCATTCATTGCATTGCCTTCAGGAGTTGTCGCGGTGTTGTTATTTTCTGACGAACCGTTTAGCCCATTATCTTCTTCTGGAGTAGTAGTGGTATTGTTGCTCTCTTCCGGAGTTGCCATTGTGTCATTTTCTGATGGAGCAATCATTGCATTGTTGCCAGTATTTTCATTGGTTGTGGTGCTGTTGTCTTCTAGGGGAGCTGTCGAAGTGTTGTCACCATTATCATTTTCTGAAGGAGCTGTCATGGTGTTATTCTCCGATGGGGCGGTCGCATCATTGTCGTCATTGTTTTCCTGACCGGTTGTATCCTGTGCCAAAACACGCGGCATGACGATTGTAAAGGATGCAACCGTCAAGATAGCAACCAGAAAGACAGGAATTAGAAACTTGTTCTTGTTTCCCGTTAGGTTTGACATTACCTAAAGATCGCAGCCATCATTATAATGACTTGAGGAAAAACTATCAATAATGAGCTTAGTTTGAAAATTCAAATATAAAAATGCCGAAAAAATCTATTTCTAACAAGGCGCCTCTATGAGAATTATCTTTATTAGATTTCCGGTCAGCAGCCATACCAACAAGAATTGCCAAGGTTGGAACTGCAAACTTTCCCTTCCAATTCACAGAAGATGCGCTAGATATAACATCGTGCGATATTTTGGACCATTGCTCGCAGAGCCGACAGAGTTAGATGTTTTTACGCGTAGAATATTTTTAACAGAGTCAACTTGCCATCACAGGTACGACATCTGACCGGCATCATCACAGTCATTCTACGCAGTAGTACGAGCAGCTGCAGGGTCAGGGCCAAAGTCAAATGCCGCTGCCACCATAAGATGCGACTTGGAAAAAATATGTCATCCACATTTTTCATCATCAGAACCGTCGGGATGTCTTTCCAATAATCTGTCCAAGCGATAGACAAAATCTCTCAATTCCTCGATAGACAATCCCATCTTTCTAAATTCACCTACATTTATCCCGCGCTTTTGAAGCTCTTCATACAGCTCGTCTTCTTCGTCGGCATTTTCATGATATTTCATTCCAAGCGCCCAACTCCCTTGCATCAAATTGTCACGGTTGTTGCTGTCGTCGTCATCGTATTTTCTTGCATTCAATAGTTTTTTGCTGCCGTCTGCATAGACCCAAATGCACATTTGTACAAGCCTGCCCCAACTCATCAACAGAAGAGACACGCACACTTCACTGCGAGAAGGGGCGGTGGCTTTATTCGGGGTATATGCACGTTTTTTGTTACAAATCCTTGCTATAAGTAATGCGAGTACATTGTGTACCATGCACCTGCATTTGACATCAAAATCCAAATCTGGGAACAAAATATACATGCACGCCGATAGGCTATGCTGCATAATATTTTCACGCTTTATTCACATAGGGTTCAAATTCAATGCAAACTACATATTATTTTTTATTGTGTTACTTCTACGA contains:
- a CDS encoding ester cyclase, which gives rise to MFSFFYISLAGCATPQKLPDFAGTFKGEMKGFGGRMIQPPNKKFRIEFCTVAHWKGGKITEERLFYDLMGMTGPIGAPP
- a CDS encoding DNA primase, which produces MSSQNKLTGNRIVVLALLALSLAAVASTFAAPTAVFASSYYDDEDDDDNGSYHHYYYKYYHNDEDDDECGDDDDDDEDDDDNGDDYYWSSYDSDWSHSKYYDDDDEDEDDDDDCDDDEEDDDYSYDHYYWKYD